The following DNA comes from Paraburkholderia sp. PGU19.
CAACGATGCTTACAAGGACACGACACGCACGCGTTCGGCGATGGTGCGCGCCTACTCCGCGCTGAAGGAGCGCAATGACACGGCCACGCGCGACTCGGCACTGCAAAGCGCGCAACGCTCGCTCGACCTGTCCGTGCGCGAGACGCAGGCTTTCGAGAAGTCGGATGCGTTCGACGGCATGGACGCTGCGCTCAAGCAGCAATTGCTCGATTCGGCGACGCAACTTGCGACGACACTCAACCGTGCCGCCGACGCATTGCGCAACGGCGACACGGCGACCTACGCGGCACTCAACGATCGCGACATCACCGCGTCGGGCGCGGCCTACTCGGTGAACGTCGAGAAATTCCAGAAGCTCGCGAACCAGCTTTCAGAAGATGCGCTCGCGAGCGGCAACGAGCGCTATCAATGGATCGTCGGCACGGTGATGTTCGGCATTGCGATTGCAGTCGGCCTGATCGTGCTCGCGTACATTGCGTTGCAACGCACGGTCACCACGCCGCTTGCGCAGGCGGCCGACGTGCTAGATCGGATCGCGTCCAACGATCTGACGGTGCGCGTGCCCGAAGCGAGCAAGAGCGAGATCGGTCAGTTGTTCGCCGCGATGCACCGGATGCAGTCGGGTCTCACGCGGACTGTTTCCGGCGTGCGCGAAAGCTGCGAAGCGATTCATACGGCGGCGCGCGAGATCGCGGCGGGCAATCTCGATCTGTCGAGCCGCACGGAAGAGCAATCGGCGTCGCTTGAAGAAACGGCGGCGAGCATGGAGCAACTGACGTCGACTGTGAAGCAGAACGCCGAGCATGCGCGCGAGGCAAACCGGCTCGCCACGAATGCGGCCGATCTCGCGCAGCAGGGCGGCGATGTGGTCGAGCGCGCGGTGCATACGATGGCCGAGATCAGTTCGAGTTCGAGCAAGATTGCGGACATCATCGGCATGATTGACAGCATTGCGTTCCAGACGAATATTCTCGCGCTGAATGCTGCCGTCGAGTCTGCGCGTGCGGGCGAGCAGGGGCGCGGGTTCGCCGTCGTCGCGGGTGAAGTGCGCACGCTCGCGCAGCGCAGCGCGGGCGCTGCACGCGAGATCAAGGCGTTGATCGGCACTTCCATCGATCACGTGCAGAACGGCAACGGACTCGTCGCGCAGGCGGGCGCGACGATGACCGAGATTGTGCGATCGGTGCGCAATGTCGCGGGCATCATGGGCGAAATCACGACGGCGACGGCCGAGCAGAGCGACGGTATCGAGCAGGTCGGCCACGCCGTGAGCCAGATGGACCAGGTTACGCAGCAGAATGCGGCGCTCGTCGAGCAGGCGGCCGCCGCCGCAAGCGCGCTGGAAAGCCAGGCGCAGACGATGCGCGAAGCCGTTTCGGCATTCCGGCTTGCCAAGGCGTTTTGATTACCCGCAGGACCGGATTTTTCAGGCTCCGTAAAAGAGGCTTTTACGGAGCGCCGTCTTTTTCCGCTTGAGCACGCTTCTTAGACTGCACGTCAGTTCAACAACACGTGAAAGTCGAAGGAGTTCTCATGCAATTTCTGTTTGCGATGCGCGTCAAGCATGACGCCACACCCGTCACGAATGAACAGCGCG
Coding sequences within:
- a CDS encoding methyl-accepting chemotaxis protein, with product MRNITVRASLLALLVVFASMILLGGVVGIGTLKIANGNAQNLRDMARQTILVNDAYKDTTRTRSAMVRAYSALKERNDTATRDSALQSAQRSLDLSVRETQAFEKSDAFDGMDAALKQQLLDSATQLATTLNRAADALRNGDTATYAALNDRDITASGAAYSVNVEKFQKLANQLSEDALASGNERYQWIVGTVMFGIAIAVGLIVLAYIALQRTVTTPLAQAADVLDRIASNDLTVRVPEASKSEIGQLFAAMHRMQSGLTRTVSGVRESCEAIHTAAREIAAGNLDLSSRTEEQSASLEETAASMEQLTSTVKQNAEHAREANRLATNAADLAQQGGDVVERAVHTMAEISSSSSKIADIIGMIDSIAFQTNILALNAAVESARAGEQGRGFAVVAGEVRTLAQRSAGAAREIKALIGTSIDHVQNGNGLVAQAGATMTEIVRSVRNVAGIMGEITTATAEQSDGIEQVGHAVSQMDQVTQQNAALVEQAAAAASALESQAQTMREAVSAFRLAKAF